In Idiomarina sp. PL1-037, a single genomic region encodes these proteins:
- a CDS encoding S9 family peptidase, which yields MLLRAVGGMALAIWAADIDAREMTLMETVTTKAIRSAQLSPDGRFTAVIRSTPRTPYEDDDGSSYSELVLINADGQETSYLSKDKKFSRVSFGPQSEYLYFTAKEEGDEYQELYRMPVHGGGVQSVFEFDGNIGNYAISEDGQHLAFLSSGKDDIDKTKLSKKGFKAEVYEEDLTYTQVYQVSLEDLSKEATAVTSEGQHALSVSFHPNNEQLLVRTAPTSLIDDNYMSSQYQLISLDGEVVTSFESEGKLGRAEFSPDGRYLAMIRAADYNDPSAGSLFVYDTREQEHRNVLPDYNGSIKDFSWRTDEEIIWLGHRGTETEVQALTLKFLESRSLLDLGEAVFTSLDGEAGKSEFVLTGHRPSHPSEAFKYSNGRLERLTDSNPWLAEIDMPRQETMTYEARDGLKLEGIVVYPTNYEEGKTYPLMMVIHGGPESHYSNGWLDRYASPVKHAAAKGYALFFPNYRGSTGRGVEFSKLGQNDYAGKEFDDIVDAKKHLVEIGLADESSVGITGGSYGGYASAWGATAQTEHFAASVMFVGISDNLSKFGTTDIAKEMHAVHARSYPWDKWEWYLERSPIYHAEKARTPILIMHGKEDTRVHPSQSMELYRYLKTHGKVPVRLVLYPGEGHGNRKVAAQLDYSMRFMRWMDTFLVEKAEEKPSFELPHAEQLK from the coding sequence ATGCTTTTACGTGCTGTAGGCGGTATGGCATTAGCAATCTGGGCAGCAGATATTGATGCCCGTGAGATGACGCTAATGGAAACCGTAACCACCAAAGCCATTCGTTCGGCTCAATTGTCGCCGGATGGTCGGTTCACTGCGGTTATCCGCTCAACGCCCCGTACTCCGTACGAAGACGATGACGGTTCCAGCTACAGTGAGTTAGTACTTATTAATGCTGACGGTCAGGAAACTTCATACCTAAGCAAAGATAAGAAGTTCAGCCGGGTCAGTTTTGGGCCGCAGAGCGAGTACCTTTACTTTACCGCTAAAGAAGAAGGCGATGAGTACCAGGAATTATATCGCATGCCTGTGCACGGCGGCGGCGTTCAATCGGTTTTTGAATTTGACGGTAACATTGGCAACTATGCAATTAGTGAAGACGGTCAACATTTAGCTTTTTTATCCTCAGGTAAAGACGATATCGACAAAACCAAGTTGTCGAAAAAAGGGTTTAAAGCCGAAGTTTACGAAGAAGACTTAACCTATACTCAGGTTTATCAGGTTTCGCTGGAAGACTTAAGCAAAGAAGCAACGGCTGTGACCTCTGAAGGCCAGCACGCGCTTTCGGTTAGCTTCCACCCGAATAACGAGCAGTTACTGGTTCGTACCGCACCAACTTCACTCATTGATGACAACTACATGAGCAGCCAATACCAGCTTATTAGCCTGGATGGCGAAGTGGTCACTTCTTTTGAAAGTGAAGGCAAGCTTGGTCGTGCGGAATTTTCACCGGACGGTCGTTATTTAGCTATGATCCGCGCAGCGGACTACAACGACCCTTCAGCGGGTTCTCTGTTCGTTTACGACACTCGTGAACAAGAACATCGCAACGTATTGCCTGACTACAATGGCTCTATAAAAGACTTTAGCTGGCGTACCGATGAAGAGATTATCTGGTTAGGTCACCGCGGTACCGAAACCGAAGTGCAGGCATTAACACTTAAGTTTTTAGAAAGCCGCAGCCTGCTAGATTTGGGTGAAGCCGTTTTCACCAGTCTGGACGGTGAAGCCGGTAAATCGGAATTTGTTTTAACGGGGCATCGTCCAAGCCACCCGAGCGAGGCGTTTAAATACAGCAACGGTCGTCTGGAACGTTTAACCGACTCTAACCCGTGGCTGGCTGAGATCGACATGCCTCGTCAGGAAACCATGACCTACGAAGCACGCGACGGGCTTAAGCTGGAAGGTATTGTGGTTTACCCAACCAACTACGAAGAAGGTAAAACCTATCCGTTAATGATGGTGATTCACGGTGGTCCTGAGTCGCATTACAGCAATGGCTGGTTAGATCGCTATGCATCACCAGTTAAGCATGCCGCAGCGAAGGGTTATGCCCTATTCTTCCCGAACTACCGTGGCAGTACTGGTCGTGGTGTCGAGTTCTCTAAGCTGGGTCAGAATGACTACGCGGGTAAAGAGTTCGACGACATTGTGGATGCGAAAAAACATCTGGTCGAGATTGGTTTAGCCGATGAGTCGAGCGTGGGTATTACCGGCGGTTCATACGGCGGTTACGCGTCGGCCTGGGGCGCAACAGCACAGACCGAGCACTTTGCGGCCAGTGTTATGTTTGTGGGTATCAGCGACAACTTGTCTAAGTTTGGTACTACCGACATAGCCAAAGAAATGCACGCCGTGCATGCCCGTAGCTATCCGTGGGACAAGTGGGAATGGTACTTAGAGCGCAGCCCAATTTACCACGCAGAAAAGGCACGTACGCCAATTCTTATTATGCATGGTAAAGAGGACACCCGTGTACACCCTTCACAATCTATGGAGCTTTACCGCTACCTGAAAACTCACGGCAAGGTACCAGTTCGCCTCGTGTTATACCCCGGCGAAGGCCATGGTAACCGCAAAGTGGCGGCACAGCTGGATTACAGCATGCGCTTCATGCGCTGGATGGATACCTTCCTGGTAGAAAAAGCTGAGGAAAAACCCTCGTTTGAACTGCCGCACGCTGAACAGCTTAAATAA
- a CDS encoding ABC transporter ATP-binding protein has translation MRLSVNNVTKRYRTVTAVDAISLDIQPGKIQALLGPNGAGKSSLVRMLVGLTQPDEGEILVENNGESVELTYHDFAYLPEDRGLYQDRTILDNLNYIASLRGLKLSDIRSDMDNWLERFELTDRKDEPLRQMSKGNQQKVQLIATLLHDPQLVILDEPFSGLDPVNQEHVLTVLNELRERGKTVVLSAHQMELVERLADTMLLMNKGRAVAQGSLQEIRDTLLPKPVYRVTTNAQLALDSWQGVEQIESMRKVSEEQVEITFRADVGIDELWPQLAQQSSIKAFAPIQPGLHDLYLNTIRNQNATGEAQS, from the coding sequence ATGCGCCTTTCAGTTAATAATGTCACTAAGCGTTACCGCACCGTAACGGCGGTAGACGCTATCTCCCTCGATATTCAACCCGGCAAGATACAAGCTTTGCTTGGCCCCAACGGTGCCGGGAAGTCGTCTCTGGTTCGTATGTTGGTTGGCCTGACTCAGCCCGACGAAGGTGAAATCCTCGTTGAAAACAACGGCGAGAGTGTTGAGCTGACCTATCACGACTTTGCTTATCTGCCTGAAGACCGTGGTTTATACCAGGATCGAACCATACTGGATAACCTGAATTATATTGCCAGTTTGCGCGGATTGAAGCTGAGCGATATCCGCAGCGATATGGATAACTGGCTGGAGCGGTTCGAACTGACGGATCGCAAAGATGAGCCCTTGCGTCAGATGTCTAAGGGAAACCAGCAAAAAGTACAACTTATTGCCACGCTGCTGCACGACCCGCAACTGGTAATTCTGGATGAACCCTTTTCGGGTTTAGACCCGGTAAACCAGGAGCACGTGCTGACGGTATTAAACGAGTTGCGCGAGCGGGGCAAAACTGTGGTGTTAAGTGCGCACCAAATGGAGCTGGTTGAGCGTTTAGCCGACACCATGTTGCTTATGAATAAGGGGCGTGCGGTAGCTCAGGGCAGCTTGCAGGAAATACGCGATACTTTGCTGCCCAAGCCGGTGTACCGGGTAACAACCAACGCTCAGCTTGCTTTAGATAGCTGGCAGGGCGTGGAGCAAATAGAGTCCATGCGTAAAGTGAGTGAAGAACAAGTGGAGATAACCTTTCGCGCCGACGTCGGTATAGATGAGTTATGGCCACAACTGGCACAGCAATCGTCTATTAAAGCCTTTGCGCCAATTCAGCCGGGGCTGCATGACTTGTACTTAAATACCATTCGTAATCAGAACGCTACCGGGGAGGCGCAGTCATGA
- a CDS encoding fatty acid desaturase, with protein sequence MQKISEKPPIIWLNTLVFAITFIVAIVGVPLYAYNVGIGAAFWWVMFGTACFAGLSITAGYHRLWAHRTYDANPVIRFIFAIGGAVALQNSALHWSSDHREHHKHVDDNDKDPYSAKRGFWYSHIGWMIREYQASRYTDYDNVKDLQKDPIVMWQHKYYLPLTLFVNFGWPIAAGFMLGDVWAGLLVIGVLRLVLNHHTTFFINSLAHIWGKQPYTDKNTARDNGVLAFLTFGEGYHNYHHIFAADYRNGIRWWQFDPTKWLIVASKWLGLAKNLKRSSPYQVERAKLQMQLKRAQQKAQAAPESLFEKAQEHYDQMGQQLKAYYQARKKLLDTKAKALKEHVNLDLDALKRQVDEMKASLETQKRSWKALLNQIQQHA encoded by the coding sequence ATGCAAAAAATTTCTGAAAAGCCCCCCATTATCTGGTTAAACACTCTGGTGTTCGCTATTACCTTTATTGTCGCCATTGTTGGTGTACCTTTATACGCTTACAACGTTGGCATTGGTGCCGCGTTTTGGTGGGTTATGTTTGGCACGGCGTGTTTCGCCGGCTTATCTATTACAGCGGGCTATCATCGCCTTTGGGCGCATCGTACATACGATGCTAACCCCGTAATTCGTTTTATTTTTGCCATTGGCGGTGCGGTTGCGCTGCAGAACAGTGCGCTTCACTGGTCTTCTGACCACCGTGAACATCATAAGCACGTTGATGACAACGACAAAGACCCGTATTCCGCTAAGCGCGGTTTCTGGTACTCGCATATTGGCTGGATGATCCGTGAATATCAGGCAAGCCGTTATACCGACTACGATAACGTTAAAGACCTGCAGAAAGACCCAATTGTTATGTGGCAGCATAAGTATTACCTGCCGCTAACCCTGTTTGTGAACTTTGGCTGGCCAATTGCCGCCGGTTTCATGCTCGGCGATGTGTGGGCAGGGTTATTGGTTATTGGCGTGTTACGTCTGGTGCTAAACCACCACACCACGTTCTTTATTAACTCGCTGGCGCATATTTGGGGTAAGCAGCCTTATACCGACAAAAACACTGCGCGTGACAATGGCGTGCTGGCGTTTCTGACGTTTGGTGAGGGCTATCATAATTACCACCACATTTTTGCTGCTGATTATCGTAACGGTATTCGCTGGTGGCAGTTCGACCCAACTAAATGGCTTATCGTGGCCAGTAAATGGCTGGGTCTGGCGAAAAACTTAAAGCGCAGCTCGCCGTATCAGGTTGAGCGGGCGAAACTGCAAATGCAGTTAAAACGTGCTCAGCAAAAAGCTCAGGCGGCGCCGGAATCTTTGTTTGAAAAGGCTCAGGAACATTATGACCAAATGGGCCAGCAGTTGAAGGCTTACTATCAGGCTCGTAAAAAGCTTCTGGACACCAAAGCTAAAGCCCTAAAAGAGCATGTAAACCTCGATCTTGATGCGTTGAAGCGTCAGGTTGATGAAATGAAGGCTTCGCTGGAAACGCAAAAACGCTCCTGGAAAGCGCTATTAAACCAAATTCAGCAGCACGCATAA
- a CDS encoding flagellar basal body rod C-terminal domain-containing protein: MEIGAAMNSGLQGMQRANQQVSQASQEIASASTSGRNDVQQQSNAVANGAQAATETASETSQSVTAANTTDSLVSLNQGQTNFESNTRTVETADEVLGTMIDTSA; encoded by the coding sequence ATGGAAATTGGTGCAGCAATGAACTCAGGCCTGCAGGGTATGCAACGTGCAAACCAGCAGGTATCACAAGCGAGTCAGGAAATTGCGTCTGCTTCAACATCGGGTCGTAATGATGTTCAGCAGCAAAGCAATGCCGTTGCCAATGGGGCTCAGGCCGCAACTGAAACTGCGTCTGAAACCAGCCAAAGTGTTACGGCTGCCAATACGACTGACTCTCTGGTTTCATTAAACCAAGGGCAGACTAACTTTGAGTCAAACACCCGTACGGTAGAAACTGCCGACGAGGTGCTAGGCACAATGATTGATACCAGCGCTTAA
- a CDS encoding sodium-dependent transporter, translated as MRDSFHSRIGFILAAAGSAVGLGNIWGFPTQVANHGGGAFLLVYLCVIFILAIPALYSEMLIGHSAQANPVRSLTQLSEGRARPIGRLMGYLNVLGSCLMLSFYHVVAGWMLVHALGFLARGFGIEAAAEFLLNSSLTRDLIFTTVFLLATAYVVFQGVEKGIERWSKRLMPTLVVLLVALIAYMLTLPGADEGLKKYLVPDFNLITDTSILVAAMGQAFFSLSIGLGGMMIYGSYLKPGANLGRLSLSVAALDTFIAFLAGLLIIPALYAGIHLGVDVGDGSKLIGEGQLIFAVLPELFNSMGIAGPFVAFAFFMLLSIAALTSTIAQAEVPVSYCIEERKLKRPVATALSLSVIAVFSLLLILFFEPLFGWVVTAVTQFQLPLSGLFYLLVVGWLWHRSNHLKAIAAGSVGLTLLRWHIRYLCPILMSIVFYHVAFS; from the coding sequence ATGCGTGACTCCTTTCACAGCCGAATTGGCTTTATATTAGCGGCAGCGGGCTCTGCTGTTGGCCTGGGAAATATCTGGGGCTTTCCGACTCAGGTTGCGAACCACGGCGGCGGTGCCTTTCTGCTGGTGTATCTTTGCGTAATCTTTATACTTGCTATACCCGCTTTGTACAGCGAAATGCTGATAGGCCATAGTGCGCAGGCGAACCCCGTTCGCTCTTTAACACAACTGTCTGAAGGCCGCGCGCGCCCTATTGGGCGTCTAATGGGTTACCTGAATGTACTGGGCTCCTGTTTAATGCTCAGCTTTTATCATGTGGTTGCCGGCTGGATGTTAGTTCACGCTCTGGGCTTTCTTGCCCGCGGCTTTGGTATTGAAGCGGCGGCCGAATTCTTACTAAACAGCTCACTAACTCGCGACTTAATTTTCACCACTGTATTTTTACTGGCCACCGCTTACGTGGTCTTTCAGGGTGTGGAAAAAGGTATTGAGCGCTGGTCTAAACGCCTGATGCCTACCTTAGTCGTTTTACTGGTGGCGCTAATTGCCTACATGCTGACCCTACCCGGAGCCGACGAAGGCCTGAAAAAATACCTTGTTCCCGACTTCAACTTAATAACTGACACCAGCATTTTAGTGGCCGCTATGGGGCAAGCGTTCTTCTCGCTCTCTATTGGTTTGGGCGGCATGATGATATACGGTTCCTACCTGAAACCGGGTGCTAACTTAGGTCGTTTAAGCTTGTCCGTAGCCGCACTGGACACTTTTATCGCTTTCCTGGCGGGGCTGTTAATTATTCCGGCTCTGTACGCGGGCATTCACCTGGGCGTTGATGTCGGCGACGGCTCTAAACTCATTGGTGAAGGCCAACTCATTTTTGCGGTACTGCCAGAGCTATTCAATAGTATGGGCATTGCCGGGCCCTTTGTGGCGTTTGCATTTTTCATGTTGCTGAGTATTGCTGCTCTCACCTCGACCATTGCTCAGGCCGAAGTACCGGTGTCTTACTGCATAGAAGAGCGCAAACTGAAACGGCCAGTGGCAACAGCTCTGTCACTGAGCGTTATTGCAGTGTTTTCGCTGCTACTAATACTGTTCTTTGAACCGCTGTTTGGCTGGGTTGTTACGGCAGTCACACAGTTCCAGCTGCCGCTGTCAGGCTTATTCTATTTGCTGGTGGTGGGCTGGTTATGGCACCGCAGCAATCACCTGAAAGCGATTGCTGCGGGCAGTGTCGGCTTAACTTTGTTACGCTGGCACATCCGTTATCTCTGCCCGATTCTGATGAGCATTGTGTTTTATCACGTCGCCTTTAGTTAA
- the pckA gene encoding phosphoenolpyruvate carboxykinase (ATP): MPNLDLSRYGITDVEEIVHNPSYDLLFEEETRTDLQGYEKGTVTDLGAVAVDTGIFTGRSPKDKYIVRDDTTRDTVWWADQGKNDNKPLSTETWNELKGLVTEQLSKKRLFVVDTYCGANEDTRLAVRFITEVAWQAHFVKNMFIRPSEEELENFEPDFVVMNGAKCINPKWQEQELNSENFVAFNLTEKIQLIGGTWYGGEMKKGMFSMMNYFLPLKGIASMHCSANVGKEGDVAIFFGLSGTGKTTLSTDPKRALIGDDEHGWDDDGVFNFEGGCYAKTINLSKEAEPDIYNAIRRDALLENVAVDDNGVVDFDDNSKTENTRVSYPIHHIENIVKPVSKAGHAKKVIFLTADAFGVLPPVSKLTKEQAQYHFLSGFTAKLAGTERGVTEPTPTFSSCFGAAFLSLHPTQYAEVLVKRMEAAGAEAYLVNTGWNGTGKRISIKATRAIIDAILDGSIEDAEFVELPHFNLAMPTELAGVEDSSILDPRKTYEDDGEWDVRAKDLAERFVANFEKFTDTDNGKALVAAGPQL, encoded by the coding sequence ATGCCTAATCTGGATCTGAGCCGCTACGGCATCACAGATGTCGAAGAAATTGTCCATAACCCGTCCTACGACCTGCTATTCGAAGAGGAAACTCGCACCGACCTGCAAGGTTATGAAAAGGGAACGGTAACGGACCTGGGTGCGGTTGCTGTCGATACCGGAATTTTCACCGGACGTTCCCCTAAAGACAAATACATTGTCCGCGATGACACAACTCGCGATACCGTCTGGTGGGCTGATCAAGGCAAGAACGACAACAAACCACTGTCGACCGAAACCTGGAACGAACTGAAAGGTTTGGTTACCGAGCAGCTTTCGAAAAAGCGTTTGTTTGTGGTTGATACCTATTGCGGCGCTAACGAAGACACTCGTCTTGCAGTTCGCTTCATTACCGAGGTGGCATGGCAGGCGCATTTCGTAAAAAATATGTTCATTCGCCCAAGCGAAGAAGAGCTGGAAAACTTTGAGCCAGACTTCGTTGTTATGAATGGTGCTAAGTGCATTAATCCTAAGTGGCAGGAACAGGAACTGAATTCAGAAAACTTTGTGGCGTTCAACTTAACTGAAAAAATTCAGTTAATTGGCGGTACATGGTACGGCGGCGAAATGAAAAAAGGGATGTTCTCAATGATGAACTACTTCCTGCCGCTTAAAGGCATTGCTTCTATGCACTGCTCTGCCAACGTAGGCAAAGAAGGCGACGTGGCTATTTTCTTCGGTTTGTCAGGTACCGGTAAAACTACCCTGTCAACGGACCCGAAACGCGCACTCATTGGTGACGACGAACACGGTTGGGATGACGACGGCGTATTCAACTTTGAAGGTGGCTGCTATGCCAAAACCATCAACTTGTCGAAAGAAGCCGAACCCGACATTTACAACGCGATTCGCCGCGATGCTTTATTAGAAAACGTTGCTGTCGATGACAACGGAGTCGTTGATTTTGACGACAATTCGAAAACTGAAAACACTCGCGTGTCTTACCCGATTCATCACATAGAAAATATTGTGAAGCCGGTTTCTAAAGCTGGTCACGCGAAAAAAGTGATTTTCTTGACCGCGGATGCTTTCGGTGTATTGCCTCCGGTTTCTAAGTTAACTAAAGAGCAGGCGCAGTATCATTTCTTGTCCGGCTTTACTGCTAAATTAGCCGGTACTGAGCGCGGTGTTACTGAGCCTACGCCAACTTTCTCCAGCTGTTTTGGCGCGGCGTTCTTAAGCCTGCACCCAACGCAGTACGCGGAAGTTTTGGTTAAGCGCATGGAAGCGGCTGGCGCAGAAGCGTACCTGGTTAATACCGGTTGGAACGGCACTGGCAAACGCATTTCTATTAAAGCGACGCGCGCTATTATTGACGCTATTTTAGATGGTTCAATTGAGGACGCTGAGTTTGTAGAGCTGCCTCACTTTAACTTAGCTATGCCAACTGAGCTGGCTGGCGTTGAAGACAGTAGCATTCTTGACCCGCGCAAAACTTACGAAGATGACGGTGAGTGGGACGTTCGCGCGAAAGACTTAGCAGAACGTTTTGTCGCAAACTTTGAGAAATTTACTGACACCGATAACGGTAAAGCTTTGGTTGCCGCAGGCCCTCAGCTGTAA
- a CDS encoding ABC transporter permease yields the protein MKQTSPGYLKQLKAISWWEFKRFFKWKQELFSIVLLVGIFAVSAGWGAITQIFSEEYEGAIFYEQGQPQGFEFDAPKALNIRSAGTMEVENWKTQLPEELDTLIVITPELTAKVWVKKSQTWQQELRTELQEQLQDLRIQQLPLAPEEKAVIDEKPEIAFSIEESEDASIDDTSDGSAGMLLAVIMVGVFTGFGLMMMSITAEKQQRVTEQLLTIVTPTQWMDGKIIGITLHSLKAMLFIGLMILGVSLVVAAFSDKSGSGLDWGIGTALLSLIFVLLGTVLINALLAGFSATIDDPNHSSRSTVMLVPLLPVFLGFSVIGAPDSTLATVMSILPVSSFAMMPARLLQTDVAVWEWLLSLALLLVFVYWMRNVAGRLFAMGIQYYGKEPGWKEIWRAVSGK from the coding sequence ATGAAGCAGACAAGCCCAGGTTATCTAAAACAATTAAAAGCCATTTCATGGTGGGAGTTTAAGCGTTTCTTTAAGTGGAAACAGGAACTGTTTTCCATTGTGTTATTGGTGGGGATTTTTGCAGTGAGTGCCGGATGGGGTGCTATTACTCAAATTTTTTCCGAGGAATACGAAGGCGCGATTTTCTATGAGCAAGGGCAGCCGCAGGGGTTTGAGTTTGATGCCCCCAAAGCTCTGAATATTCGCAGCGCCGGTACTATGGAAGTAGAAAACTGGAAAACTCAGTTACCGGAAGAGCTGGATACGCTGATTGTTATTACTCCGGAACTAACCGCTAAGGTCTGGGTGAAAAAATCACAAACCTGGCAGCAAGAGTTGCGCACTGAGTTGCAGGAGCAACTGCAGGATCTGCGCATTCAGCAGTTACCACTGGCACCGGAAGAAAAAGCGGTAATTGATGAAAAACCGGAAATTGCATTTTCTATTGAAGAAAGTGAAGACGCCTCTATAGATGATACCAGTGATGGTTCCGCCGGAATGCTGTTGGCGGTGATTATGGTTGGGGTCTTTACTGGTTTTGGCTTAATGATGATGTCCATCACCGCCGAGAAGCAACAGCGAGTAACCGAGCAGTTGCTGACCATTGTGACACCCACTCAATGGATGGATGGTAAAATTATTGGTATTACCTTACACAGCCTTAAGGCGATGCTCTTTATTGGCTTAATGATTTTGGGTGTCAGCCTGGTCGTTGCTGCGTTTTCCGATAAGAGTGGCTCCGGGCTGGACTGGGGAATTGGTACTGCCCTGTTGAGTCTTATCTTTGTTTTATTGGGCACGGTCTTAATTAACGCGTTATTAGCGGGCTTTTCGGCAACCATTGATGACCCGAATCACTCTTCTCGCAGTACGGTAATGCTGGTGCCTTTACTGCCGGTATTTTTAGGGTTTAGCGTAATTGGAGCGCCAGACTCAACTTTAGCCACGGTTATGAGTATTCTGCCGGTTAGCTCCTTTGCGATGATGCCTGCACGCTTACTGCAAACTGATGTTGCGGTGTGGGAATGGCTGCTGAGTTTAGCGCTGCTGCTTGTTTTTGTTTACTGGATGAGAAATGTTGCGGGGCGCTTGTTCGCTATGGGCATTCAGTATTACGGAAAAGAACCGGGCTGGAAGGAAATATGGCGGGCCGTTTCGGGTAAATAA
- the fabR gene encoding HTH-type transcriptional repressor FabR encodes MAGIRAKQKEKTRQALINAAMNQLSAENGFSSLSLREVAREAGIAPTSFYRHFRDMDELGLTLVDECGLALRQLLRQARQRIESGGSIIRVSIETFMQFVANNTATFRLLLQERSGRSRSFRLAVVREIDHFKAELEDYLVNEQSFSRDLAELQSDTIAKIVFSAGADCFDVDEEEREIITEKTILQVRLVARGAEATRRLLKRES; translated from the coding sequence ATGGCCGGAATTCGCGCAAAGCAAAAAGAGAAAACCCGACAGGCGTTAATTAACGCGGCAATGAACCAATTAAGTGCCGAAAACGGTTTCTCCAGTTTGAGCCTGCGTGAGGTTGCGCGCGAAGCCGGTATTGCTCCCACGTCATTTTACCGACATTTTCGCGACATGGATGAGTTAGGACTCACTTTGGTCGACGAATGCGGTCTGGCTCTACGCCAACTGTTACGCCAGGCGCGTCAGCGCATTGAATCCGGCGGCTCTATTATTCGGGTATCTATAGAAACTTTTATGCAATTTGTGGCGAACAATACTGCCACCTTCAGGCTATTGCTTCAGGAACGCTCCGGTCGTTCACGCAGCTTCCGCTTAGCGGTAGTGCGCGAAATAGACCATTTTAAGGCCGAGCTGGAAGACTATTTGGTTAACGAACAATCGTTTAGCCGCGACTTGGCCGAGTTACAGTCGGACACTATTGCTAAAATCGTGTTCAGCGCCGGAGCAGACTGCTTTGACGTAGATGAAGAAGAACGAGAAATTATTACCGAGAAAACGATTCTGCAAGTTCGCTTAGTTGCCAGAGGCGCCGAAGCGACTCGCCGATTACTAAAACGAGAGTCCTAA
- a CDS encoding putative metalloprotease CJM1_0395 family protein: MNRDNLQRPLVNEPAKSEQSGNKADTQTDRKPDAKADGKPDSKKATDKASKDVTDNAERNQQKLSEEEVEKVDELKSRDQEVRVHEQAHAAVGGQYAGSPSYEYERGPDGKSYAVGGEVQIDVSPVNGDPQATIQKMQLVRRAALAPAQPSAADRSIAAEAANKATQARAELAQQQVKSGEEDGENTTPDISINAPFNKSLEGEGKSQSASSDVAPEEQGKKTLSSPERGEMIASFYDKRVRPSVDSFSATA; the protein is encoded by the coding sequence ATGAACAGGGATAATTTGCAGCGGCCGCTGGTGAATGAACCTGCCAAATCAGAGCAATCCGGTAATAAAGCCGATACCCAGACCGACAGAAAACCCGACGCGAAAGCAGATGGTAAGCCGGACAGCAAAAAAGCCACCGACAAAGCCAGCAAAGATGTTACTGACAATGCTGAAAGGAATCAGCAGAAGCTCAGCGAAGAAGAAGTTGAAAAAGTCGATGAGCTAAAAAGCCGTGACCAGGAAGTGCGTGTACACGAACAAGCCCACGCGGCAGTTGGTGGTCAGTATGCTGGTTCTCCTTCCTATGAGTACGAACGTGGCCCTGACGGTAAGTCTTATGCGGTGGGCGGCGAAGTTCAAATAGATGTCAGCCCGGTTAATGGTGATCCGCAAGCTACCATTCAAAAAATGCAACTGGTACGACGCGCCGCATTAGCACCAGCACAACCATCGGCTGCCGATCGTTCAATTGCTGCCGAAGCGGCTAATAAAGCTACCCAGGCGCGTGCAGAGCTGGCTCAGCAACAGGTAAAGTCGGGTGAAGAAGATGGCGAAAACACTACTCCGGATATTAGTATTAATGCGCCGTTTAATAAAAGCTTAGAGGGCGAAGGCAAGAGCCAGTCAGCGTCTTCGGACGTAGCGCCTGAAGAGCAGGGTAAAAAGACGTTGTCGTCTCCTGAACGAGGCGAGATGATAGCTTCTTTCTACGATAAGCGCGTTCGTCCTTCCGTGGACTCATTCAGCGCTACCGCTTAA